aaaagttaaaaatgaAGGTCACGTTTGTCTGTTGTGATATGACCTATCATTTATTCATTTGAATCAGCCAACATTTTAGTTGTCCTCTACAACCACATTTTATGGGTTTCTCGACATATAACTCATTTTCTGATCGTAAGTATACCTTTTCCTCAACCAATTTACCTTGTTTTCACGTAGTGTGTTTCTGttaattgttaaaaaaaaaattggcataTTTTGATGCTTCGGCCAATCTCCTTTTGGCAAATACTTGCATATCAAAATACGGATTAGGGGCGGAGCCAACCCATCGCAAGGGTGTGCACTTGCACCCTCATCTCAGAATATTGGCCCAGCCCCTGATATGGATACCGATAACGGCAAGACAAATTGTAAACAAATTGTTATGCATATATATACACCCATGAAAACGTGTTTTATGAAGTACGGGGTACGCGGCTAGGGGACCAGACAATAATCACATGTACTGCAAGTATTTAAACACGTCTCTGTTAAAGACTTAGTATATTATCATCCGAATCCTAATATAAGGTGTTGAAACTAAAATTCatcgaaagaaaaagaaatagatgTTCAACTAAAATATAGATATTCTTTTCTACGATCGATCccctttatcaaaaaataatcatCCTCACTGATAAGTTAAACTCActccgagcaaaatgttaaactttTCACTGTTATAACCAGAGAAACAAAATCCAGATAAACATATAACGAACGAGAATAGAGTTTGAACGATCCATATAACGAAGAAGAAAAATGTTGGGATGTACATGATCATGGTAGAGCCAGATTTTAGACTAAAGGGAAGCAAAAATAACTTTTAGGGTGCAACTAAGAAAAAACTGCGCTTATAACTGCACACCCATGCTCTTAACTGGTTCCGCCACGGCATGGCTCACACACTCTGCACTAGTTTTACCAAATTAAAATATATCAACATGGAACGCAGAACTAACGCTCGAGTAAATAAGGTAGAGATGAGTTAAAATGTGAAGCATCCTTCTCCACCCTTCAGAACGGGCGTTGGTAGGATACGCATGGTGCGCATTTAACAAGGGGGTCATCATTTATAACCAAATGACATCATAAGACGTCATCATTTCTCAGGGTGGCTGGTAGCCTGATATCTACCATCTAGCTAGTTGTTATGATTTAACACCAGTGCAAGAGGATGCATCAACAGTTTCCTAGTACATCCATCAAAagataaatttcaacattttgaAAGATGCGAAATATATATTTAGatccaaatcaaaaaataaacactTTTGTTATAGGGAGGGCCTTTCCCGATCAAGGGAATGGAAAATTGGGATTCAACTCACCAACTCCCCGGTAGTCCAGGGAAAGAGAATTCAAACATTCACGTTCACGATTCTAAACGCGAAATCCAAATTTCTCTACAATACAAAATGCGATGAAATTCAACATTTCACTATCATTAGAGTGACGGTGATATACAACGTTTCACTTCCATTTCGTCCACGGTGATATATAACATTTCACTGTCATTTCATTGATGGTGAAAAATATAAGGCCAGTCAACCAATACACATAATATTAATTGATGCGCATAAAGATAAAAGAAGACGACGAAAATATTTCGAAATGGGAAACAATATAAATAAATTAGTAGATCAGTGAGCAAGAAGATAAAGATGCCGAGTAATAATAAGAATTTTGTTATACACTTTTTTTACTTTCTTCACCTTACACCTTCGTTGCACCATACTAAACCAGTGTTCCATCATCTTCATTCACTGTCGAAATGCACGATTCTTGAAACTTAGCTATGTTTACATTAGATTCTTGGAGTAAGCCCACTCTTTTAAGAAATCTACAGGTTTTTCTCAGCTTCGTTTCAAGTAGTTTCCTGCTTGAATTCCCCAGTAATATAGGGTTCAATAAGAATAGAATGAAATCTCATATCTATAATAACCATTTTGAACCTACCAAGTGGCTCAGCTCAAGCCACAACCAGTGACAATCATAACGCAAAATAATGTTTCAAATCTCGTTTACCCTGGATATCGAGCAACCCTGGTTTCACGTTATTTATAGGCAACGAGAATTCTTTTCTTCCAGAATAAACGAGGGAACAAAAAATTCTGACAGGTAACAGAACTTGGTTTACCGATTTCAGATGAAGTCTTGTTCTTGTTCTTATGGAAAGTTCATATGATATTGTATTTCTTCATCAATTACTCAATTGATTTAGCACAACACAGTTAGTGTTGGGGTTGTTGATAGGACTAACCAAAGGTATTCgagaatcaaaataaaattaattaaaattatgtAAAAGACCTTAGTATAGTAAACTAAATTCTATTATCGTGTAGAAAATTTGTACGAAAATATTTCTAAGGTTTGTTCTGGGAAGAGTTGAAGAAGAcatgaaaattttgggttttACGAAGAATCTCGTAATATGTTTTTGTGGTCATCGAGGATATAGTTGTCTGGTTCAGTGGATAGTTTAGACTCAGTTCCATTTAATGAGTTGGCTACGATTTTCCCACTCTCTTGATCCGAAAACCCCCTCCCTATACCAAAAGTGAAAATAAATTAGAAGTGTGAATTTTGGGGTAATATGGTCAAACACCCCCCCTAGCCAAATGAGATGATTAaataggtggcccttatcgatgACGTACGGGTGCATATGAAGGCTCTTCTATTTTGTTTCTATACAGAGTGGTCCGGTTAGGGTGAAGTTAAAAGGCAAGCGGCCGAAGAAGTCGACTGTAGTGGGGACCAAGGAAACTTAATAAATAAAGTAAAATGGAAAAGAAATTAGAGGTGGAGGTGATGATGTCCCCACTTAGATGATTGATGTATGGCCGGGTCGGATTGGGTACGGTATTACGGGTTTTCACTTAGGGGGGAATTAGTTGGAAACACTGGACCACCTCATCTCCTACTTTTCCAGACCCATTTTAGGAACATTATTCAGCATCTATTCTCTCTTTCCTCATGCTCTACGCTCAGTCTCTAGTAGTGTGGTGAATCTCTATGGTCATTGGCTAGTATGAACTCAGAGACCAAAGTTGTGTTAGTTTAGAGATCAGAGAAGAAAAGACTGGAAAAGTTTCCAAGATGAAATGAAACATCCACTTAATGAAAAGTCTGATCAAAAGCCAGCAAAGACTGTCCAGTATACAAACAGAGCAATCATCGTATTTCGAGTTCATCATTGAACACATACATTTGTTGGTTGTTCAGTATAACTCAGAGTACGTCTGACTAGGTTGCACATcctttccagtacttcaattcATACGTGGATGTTCTGTTTAGGTAGAGTTGGTAAAAAAAATTGGGTGTACCGAGTGGCATGGTTAATTAGTAAAAGTGGAAATGACCAAATTTATGACAGGCCGGAAGTTGGTAAGAGTGAATCAATTAAGGTCAACAACACTAATCTTAATTAAGCAAATGTTTGACTAAACTTAATATGTATATATCGAGAAAACATGGGTGCTAACCAAACTTAATATGATATATAACAGAGACATGGTCATGTGGCGGCTTGCCAAGTACACCCATATATATCCTATGAAAACTTGTAGTATTTGTAAGAAGCCAATAAGATAAGCatttttattaagatttttttttttaagcatatatATAAATATTATGACGGGGGTAGAGTAAGAATAAGATAAACAACAACGAGTCAATAATTGATTTGATTTGGGAATGAGGAAGTTTGTTTTGGATGTATTTTAATATGAATATAGGAAGTATAGTAACATTTGGCCCACTTGGCCTTACGTGGTACTACTGGTATATTAGCAGACTGGAGAGAGATCACGGTGTCCTTCCTTTCTGTGAATTAAGATTACTAGTCCTTCCttaaaattgaagaagatgatcaTGTATTTGGCAGCACCTTCCCTCCCAAAACCCCCCACCACCGCCtactccaacaacaacaacatctactCATCCCTTTCTTACTGCCACAACAATATATGTATTTTCGACAGTTAGTAATTAATAACAGAATAGATATAAATTATAATCTCTTCTTCTGCTAACACCGATCGGTAAGACCCATCTCGATCTAGTCTTCTCATAACTTCACAAAACCCATCTATGTATAAGCAAAAACTACTTGAGAAATAAAACTCAGAGTTTCAAACTTAATTTTGGTATTTGATCATACTTGGGTGTTCGATCTTGATTATGTTTCTTCCTGTTTCATTTATGGTGAGCTTTTATTaatgatttatctctttgcaGATTCATCGGTCAtctacatatatatgtatattgaTCAATCACTATAACGTTAacacattcgaataatacaacAAGGAGTTGGATGTCGAATGGCTGGTGAATCTCAACAAGAGAAAGTAAGAAGAAACTTGGTTCCTTCAAGATACTGTCACCTATCATCAGCATCAGATATCTCTTCTGTGAATctagttgatcatcatcatcagatgCAAAGTTTTGAATCAAATCCAGCACAAGTCTTCAACTTGACTACTGGCATGGAGATGTTAGCTTTTCCATCTAAGACTGATACTACTAATAACCCTAATACTAACCATCGATCATCATCGTCGTCAATAACAGATGTTTCTGCTGATCCTAACTCTATGTGGAAAGAGTTCCTCAACAAAcaacccaccaccaccactactactaaccctagttttggttccttttcttcttctaagcAGAATATTATTACATCTACAACTGATACTACTTCCTATCCTAAAACAACAACTACTAGTGAGAATCTAATCCTTTCTTCAATACCTGATCATCATCAGCTGCAGCAGCACAATTCTACTTGGCAAGATCACAACATGAATGATAACAACAACAGACTaatagtagatgatgatgattctaaTATTAGATGTTTATATCCTAATAGTGAGAAACCAAGTGGTGGTAGTCAAGGACTTTCTCTTTCCCTCTCTTCAAACAGAAGTAATAATATTATTGGAGGAATACATTCGTTTGATCATCAGGCCATGAGAGAAACCAAAAATCAACAAGATGGCTTCTTTGGGAGATCAGCTTCTGGATATTTTCCTCAACAACAAATCATGCAAGATGGATTCCATGTAAGGAATTCAGTTAATGATCAAACTTGTTATCAACAAACGAATAATATTCAACTGAAGAGTTCAAAATACTTGGTTCCTGCTCAAGAACTTCTGTATGAGTTGTGTAACCTTGgaactaaacaaaatgatgataCACAACTACTACAGAAGCAGAAAATTAACCaatcagaagatgaagatggtagTACTGAGTCCTCGAGAAAACAATCATTTCTGTACTCTCTTGACCTCCTTGAATTGCAGAAACGTAAAACCAAGTTGATTTCCATGTTGGAAGAGGTACAATTTTtcctttttagtattttattttttttattcacattaataaatctcttatttttcttcGCCGTTTATTTTATTACtagattaaaaaagaaaaaaaaaaccttctcTTTTTAAACTTAGTAAGTGGTTGAGGGATTCCTCACAGTATTAAATATTTTGAACTAATTGATGATCATCAGCAACCCTGTGGGCCTTCACATTAATATATATATCTATTCGCCATTAATATGATGTGCATTTAAGCATCCATTCCAATTTAATCTTTAGAAACATCTATTCCTTTTCTTTACATGGCATTTTACTTCTTGCTCCTGTAACTATTTTTATTATTCATCCCAATTTTATTTgttttcattctcttctttttttctttattttatttttttgttgtggTTTTGTTTCTTTCCCTCTCTTAAAAAAATTTCAGGTGGATAGAAGATACAGGCAATATTGTGATCAAATGAAGGGCGCCGTGTCTTCATTTGAAGCAGTACTTGGGGGAGGAGCGGCGTCGGCGTATTCATCTCTGGCATCTAAGGCTATGTCGAAACATTTTAGGTGCCTAAGAGATGGGATTGTAGATCAAATAAAGGCAATTAAGAAGGCAATGGGAGAGAAGGATCCAGTTGCACCAGGGACCActaaaggagaaacaccaaggcTTAGACTTCTTGATCAAACACTGAGACAACAAAGAGCTTTTCAACAAATGACCATGATGGAAAGTCATCCTTGGAGACCCCAAAGAGGTCTACCAGAAAGATCAGTGTCGGTCCTTCGTGCTTGGCTCTTCGAACACTTCCTTCACCCGTAAATATATACTTCACTCACTCTCTCTCGGCCACATATCTTTTTTTTCATTTGCTATTGGTCGAGCTACCGATAATACTATTATTAGTAAAAACGTTAAAACTTAGGTACTACACAAGCACGTTTGTTCTATATACATAGTATGTAGATCAGTttttcttgtttccttcttcattttAGTCAGCATTGTCTTTGTACAGCACCTAGTagcgtctatatatatatatgttatgtaTAGCGATATGGCCGGTAAACTTGGTCTTTATCTAAATTAAGCACAATGCATGATACTTAAATCTAGTTACAAAACTCTTCAAGTGCTTTGTTGTTGATGTTTTTTCTCTTTTGCAACATTGCAGGTATCCAAGTGATGTTGATAAGCACATTTTAGCTCGCCAAACAGGACTCTCAAGAAGCCAGGCATGTCCACAACCATTTCTTCAATCATTTTACAAATATCTCATACCATTGTTGTTTGCGTTATTCTTTGGGATCCATCCACCGGCACAGAAATAATATTTTAAGATGATACGACCCTTACTTTATTTCGACATAATGTATTAGAAGTAAGAggtaaatttcattttttttataggtGTCAAATTGGTTTATTAACGCCAGAGTTAGGCTATGGAAACCCATGGTAGAAGAAATGTATGTCGAAGAAACAAAGGAGCAAGACAATGTAGCTTCTTCATCAGATTGGATTACAGGAATATCACTAGACGACAACAGCCGGCTGAATTCAGACCCTCATAGAAATCCCCAAGTTTGCTCCGAGGATCGCAAACCAACACATGACCAACTTATTCGGGGCGACTCTGAAACTCTCTCTTCCATTATAAACATGCCAGATAAAATTAATCAGCATATAGAAAATGGTACAAACACACATTCTCATTACTACAACTACCAGCAACAAGAGCAATTACAGCAGCAACGACGGATGCAGTTAGCAGCAGCAGGGAGAGTATCTAATGAGAATTTTGACATAGGGGACTTGGACTTCTCGTCTTACAGCAACCATGGGGTGAATCAGCAGAACAATCTTGGAACCGGGGTTTCTTTGACTCTCGGTCTACAACAACATGGAGGAAGTGGTATCAACTTGTCATTTTCACCAGTAGCTCAACATCCTCTTTTCTACACTAGAGAACATATTGGGGGTGTTGATGAACAGGTCCAGTACTCTATCTTAGATGGAGAGCAGAATCTTCCTTATCGAAATTTGATGGGATCGCAATTACTTCACGATTTCGCTGGATGATAATTTAGGCTACACGCAGTTTAGCTTGGGCCTGGCTACTTGCAAACTTAGTGGATATACACGGCATGAAGAAGAGTAGGTTGCTAGACATATATATTTCCATGCATTTGGTTAGTTATATAAAAATATAGATACTCCAAAGAAGCTTCTATTTATAGAGAGATAAAGGTGCTAGTGAATTCATGAATATATTTCAACAGTTAATGAGCTTTATTACGGGGAAATGCTATTCCGCTCCCCCATCTCCTCCCTGACGAGGTGTCGTCTTATGTGGATACCTGACGTGTATAAGAATCATACACCTTTATCTTCCACGTGCTTGTTTTGTTTTCTCTGTCTTCTTTCATTTACAGAACTCAAAATCAATAAACGAGTTAAATAAAATCGTAAGCTGAAGATCTTGGGTGTTTAGTTGAAACAATCAAAACCATCAGCAAAACCCATGATTTATCCTGGTAAGATTGCACTTTCTAAACTTAGGGTCGGCATCTGTTTATGATCCACAAATAGATCTCTAATCTTTGAAATCCTAACAAACTGAAGATCTAATACATAtaaaaaactgaagaaaaattcATCCGATTCAAAACCTTAAATCAGGGCCGGCCCTGGTATTTTGCTGCCCCAAAGCTTATCTAAAAAATATTCCCCCCCCCCAGCAAACTACAGTCAGGAGCATAAGGTGGTGTACAAACTATGGTAGCCTCATTTTCTGTCATATTTAAGTCTATAAATACATATATTAAGTTTCCAAATGTTTCCACAAACTTGTCAAATATCTCAACAGAACATATAttcaaaaaaacaataataataacagTTCATTCGATTCGAATAATAACACAGATTACCATCTATTCGAAAATGACCCTTCTTGCATTCCTGGATGCGAAATCAGAAAGTACAATTTTAAAATCAACTTGCATAGCCATGTCATTTTCAATTGCTAACATAGATAATCCTACTAGTCTTTCCTGCGACATAGTTGATCGAAGATACGAGAAAATCAACTTTAGCTTAGAAAAACTTCTTTCCGCGGAGGCGACTGTGACTGGAATCGTAAGCAATATCCTATAAGCAATCCATGCATCAGGGTAACAACCACCCATTCTTAGTAAAAATTGTAAGACATCGATTGGCTTACTACACGAACTAGGTAGTACAATTCGCATGACAATTAGTTCCATACATAATTCCCTGCCATCAATATCACTAGATCTACCATGCTTCAAATAAGCTTCAAGTGCAACACATGCACTCATcagttcatcctcactcatatatTTCAACTTGTTCAAGtcatacaaaaacccaaatttttcttCGTACATTTGAAATTGTTCAAATCTGGTTCGGAATGAAGACATAGCACTATCTACTATATATaagaagtaatttttttctaaaaaactCCTCACCTGATGTTGGTTCGGTAGTACGGGTGTTACGAACTTCACGAAATGTAGGTTCAGTTCCCATCGCTCCTGCAATCTccttagcttcatccattgccttttgAAACCCATTTACTCTAAAGTCTTTAAAAAACTCAATAAGACCTTTCATTTGTTGTATAGCAACACCAATGTCCATATCTTTAGATTGCAATGACTTACTCACAGTATTAACAGCAAACAGAAGTCTATACCAGATAGTCAAGCTAagataaaattcaaaattatgcAAGTCAAAACTTACTAAGCTGTCGGCAGTGCTGACTTCTTGAGAGATAGGGGATGAATCTCGCAATCTCTCTAAAGCATTTCGAATTTTTGGAGATTGGTATCTTATTGCTTTGACACTTGCGACACGGCTTTCCCACCGTGTATCTGACAACGGTTTAAGTGTCCATCCCTTCTTTCCAATCTCCTATTTAAATACATCCCACCGGTTGGTTGAAGCTGAAAAAAGTGTATAAATACGTTGTATGGATCCAAAAAAATAACTTGCTTTAGGACAAGACTTGGCCATATCTGAAAGTATGAGATTAAGACTATGACAAGCACATGGTGTGTATAAAGCTCTTGGATTGATCTCGAGTAATCTTGCCTGCACACCTTTATGTTTTCCTTTCATGTTTGCTCCATTGTCATACCCTTGTCCTCTTATATCATCAATGTTTAACCCAAGATTGATTAATGCATCTTCAAGTTCAAAAAATAAACCTTCTCCTGTTTTATCTTCCACTCGCAAAAACCCAAGATAATACTCTTAGATTCTTGCTGTTGAAACATCTACGCATCGGATGATAATAGACATTTGTTCCCTGCGAGAAACATCAGGAGTACAATCAAGAATAACTGAAAAGTATTTGGCTTCGTGGATTTTCTTGACAATAAGCTTTCTCGTTGCATCGGCAAGCATTGAAATCAGTTCGTTTTGAATCTTGTGGCTGAGATAATGAGTACGCATTTCATTCTTTTCAATGCTCTCCAGATGATACTTTAACACGGGATCATATTTTCCAAGTGTCTCTATGAAGCTTAAGAAGTTACCATTGTTTTTTGTATAAACTTTCTCATTATCGCCACGAAATGCTAAACCATTCTTCGCTAGAAACAACACTCCATCCTTCATCCTCTCCAATACTTCTTTATAATGTTTTCTCTCTTTGTTGATCTGTTCTTGTATTCTTTTGTCGATAGTTTTTTCCTTTCTCAATCTTAATTCCAACTCAAGCCAATCATACATACAACGATGATGCACTCCACAGTTTTCATGACTTGCGAGTCTTCCACTTAGGTTATTCCAATCATTAAACCCAGTACTGCACAACTGATAATTACTTTCCCTTTTCATGAACAGtttacaacaaaaacaaaataccTTGTCCAAAGTTTTCGAATACACTAACCATCTTCTATCTTGTTTCTCAAAATTGCTCAATTTCCGAAAGTAATGATAGCTAGAGAAACAATCGTTCTTGTCATCTCTAGGGAATATGATATTGTCAACTCTTACCGGACCCTTCTCTACCAAAAAATCAACAAGTTttttatcaattgtttcccaattaCCTGGATCAAGCATGTCTCTATCTGTTAACTTATCACCACAATTTCCAACTTCATTATTTTCTGCTGTTGTGTTTGCATCATCCTCATTTCTATCTCTATTATCACCATCAGCACCTTTAATCCCCTCATTAACACCATTATTAGCAACATCAACATTCACATTATCCTCCTCAATCCCATTATCAGCAGCCCCATCACTTACATTCCCCTCATTCATGCCATTATCAGCAATACCATCGTTCTCATTCCCCTCATTCATACCCTTATCAGCTGTAGCATCATCTTCGTTGGTGGCGTTCCCAACTATTGGTTGATTCCTAATCAAAAACTTATCAAAAGAACCTGCAAGATATTTAGTAGATGCCAATCTCTTTTTTTGGTTCTTCCTATTTTGACATCCAGATGATTGTTTTCTTGTCAGAGGCATACCTGCCATTGATTCAACAAAGAAAAATGCTCAGCaaacaagaacaacaaacaaaaaaatttcaCTAAAAATTGGGGgttcaattaaaaaaaatttgccCTAAAATATACAATTAAGTAATGTTAACTGAGAATCAAAAGATAACATTTAAAATCAATCATAGAACATACATGATAATCTATTCTTATGATTGAATTAGGGGTTTAAAACTTTTTGCCCTAAAAATGCACTTAAGTTATACTAACTGAAAACCAAAAATTAGATgcaaaatcaattataatatataAATGTCAATCTATCTTATGCTTCATGATTGAATTGGGGTTTTGATTCTACTTACCGTGGAGATGGTGGTGTCGCAACAATGGAAGAGCCGAAGACGAAGAGCCAGAGGAGCAGGGAAGGGAAAAGGAAGAAGACGAGATTTTGATAGAAAAATCGAGAGAAAAAAATCTCTGTAATATATGATATTTATTATATATTGAGCAAAAGGCCTTTAAAGTAAGTTCTTCTTCATAATATGCTCCCTACTTATCTTCCTATACATCCTTTTTACTTTCTGTACTCATGTTTTAAaccttcattttcattttttttatcacaatcccctaaataaaatcctatttttgCTGCCCCTTTAGCCGCTGCCCCAAAGTCAACCTTCGTTGACTTTGACTCAGGCCCGGCCCTGCCTTAAATTATTAATCAATTCAGAATTTTTTTGATTCTATTAAAGAAAGGTAACAAATAGTAAcataatacttgatttttttttattatctatTCCTTCAGTTCAATCTTAAATCAACCAACTGATTAACGATCCATGCAAATCACTACAGGAGAATTCTCAAACTACGCGAGCCTCCCGACGATTGATCAGCAAGAATACCCTCTTGATCATTCATGTTCTCGTCTGTCTATAACCCATCTTTAATTAGACTAAAATCCAGTTATTCTTGTTCTCATTATGTTCGCACACAAGACCATAACAACCAAGACCATCAAATCCAGTAATCATCTTATTTGCTCGTGAAAATTTGTAGAACACTTGAGGAAGACCAAACTTACACAAACGTTAAAATGGGATAAAGAAAGTTTAGGGGAAGAACAGGAGATGCAGAAGAGAGAGACAgaaaaaataa
This DNA window, taken from Papaver somniferum cultivar HN1 chromosome 3, ASM357369v1, whole genome shotgun sequence, encodes the following:
- the LOC113358514 gene encoding homeobox protein BEL1 homolog, translating into MAGESQQEKVRRNLVPSRYCHLSSASDISSVNLVDHHHQMQSFESNPAQVFNLTTGMEMLAFPSKTDTTNNPNTNHRSSSSSITDVSADPNSMWKEFLNKQPTTTTTTNPSFGSFSSSKQNIITSTTDTTSYPKTTTTSENLILSSIPDHHQLQQHNSTWQDHNMNDNNNRLIVDDDDSNIRCLYPNSEKPSGGSQGLSLSLSSNRSNNIIGGIHSFDHQAMRETKNQQDGFFGRSASGYFPQQQIMQDGFHVRNSVNDQTCYQQTNNIQLKSSKYLVPAQELLYELCNLGTKQNDDTQLLQKQKINQSEDEDGSTESSRKQSFLYSLDLLELQKRKTKLISMLEEVDRRYRQYCDQMKGAVSSFEAVLGGGAASAYSSLASKAMSKHFRCLRDGIVDQIKAIKKAMGEKDPVAPGTTKGETPRLRLLDQTLRQQRAFQQMTMMESHPWRPQRGLPERSVSVLRAWLFEHFLHPYPSDVDKHILARQTGLSRSQVSNWFINARVRLWKPMVEEMYVEETKEQDNVASSSDWITGISLDDNSRLNSDPHRNPQVCSEDRKPTHDQLIRGDSETLSSIINMPDKINQHIENGTNTHSHYYNYQQQEQLQQQRRMQLAAAGRVSNENFDIGDLDFSSYSNHGVNQQNNLGTGVSLTLGLQQHGGSGINLSFSPVAQHPLFYTREHIGGVDEQVQYSILDGEQNLPYRNLMGSQLLHDFAG
- the LOC113360559 gene encoding zinc finger MYM-type protein 5-like codes for the protein MAGMPLTRKQSSGCQNRKNQKKRLASTKYLAGSFDKFLIRNQPIVGNATNEDDATADKGMNEGNENDGIADNGMNEGNVSDGAADNGIEEDNVNVDVANNGVNEGIKGADGDNRDRNEDDANTTAENNEVGNCGDKLTDRDMLDPGNWETIDKKLVDFLVEKGPVRVDNIIFPRDDKNDCFSSYHYFRKLSNFEKQDRRWLVYSKTLDKVFCFCCKLFMKRESNYQLCSTGFNDWNNLSGRLASHENCGVHHRCMYDWLELELRLRKEKTIDKRIQEQINKERKHYKEVLERMKDGVLFLAKNGLAFRGDNEKVYTKNNGNFLSFIETLGKYDPVLKYHLESIEKNEMRTHYLSHKIQNELISMLADATRKLIVKKIHEAKYFSVILDCTPDVSRREQMSIIIRCVDVSTARI